Proteins from one Setaria italica strain Yugu1 chromosome V, Setaria_italica_v2.0, whole genome shotgun sequence genomic window:
- the LOC101779224 gene encoding uncharacterized protein LOC101779224, which yields MSRKRHDDLGRAESSGTGTRRGGNSGRAVWDTGSSLYDSYELAAVRRLLDRRLLAGAGVLPLRDEPPAAAETRGKNKQVIVAARARRKVTLRALFRAVATWAARPRQAPLACACAGMVHGRGQGGAAVEPDVPSHGEI from the coding sequence ATGTCTCGGAAGCGCCATGATGATCTTGGGAGAGCGGAGAGCAGCGGCACCGGCACCAGGCGCGGTGGCAACAGCGGCAGGGCGGTGTGGGACACGGGGAGCTCCCTGTACGACTCCTACGAGCTGGCCGCCGTGCGCCGGCTCCTCGACAGGCGCcttctcgccggcgccggcgtcctcccTCTCCGCGACGAGCCGCCCGCCGCGGCAGAGACGAGGGGCAAGAACAAGCAGGTCATCGTTGCGGCCAGGGCCCGCAGGAAGGTGACGCTGCGGGCGCTCTTCAGGGCGGTGGCCACCTGGGCGGCCCGGCCGAGGCAGGCGCCGctcgcctgcgcctgcgccggcaTGGTTCATGGTCGCGGTCAGGGTGGTGCTGCGGTCGAGCCGGATGTGCCGTCGCACGGCGAAATTTGA